In Calditrichota bacterium, the following are encoded in one genomic region:
- a CDS encoding acyl-CoA thioesterase — protein MNAHTERIAMMLTPLVARLKVRSYELDSFGHVNNANFLHYLEFARGEFMALRGMGFADFARWQARPVVVRACIDFRAPAFADDLLRIEGAITTWGRARFTLSYAIYNETRRCLCAEAETVMAFVNMQGKPVAIPQAFREAFIDGTRHE, from the coding sequence ATGAATGCGCACACAGAAAGGATAGCCATGATGCTCACTCCCCTGGTAGCCCGGCTCAAGGTGCGTAGCTATGAACTCGACTCGTTTGGCCATGTAAACAATGCCAATTTTCTCCACTACTTGGAATTCGCACGAGGTGAGTTCATGGCGCTCAGGGGCATGGGCTTTGCGGACTTTGCCCGGTGGCAGGCGCGGCCCGTGGTGGTGCGTGCCTGCATCGACTTCCGCGCCCCTGCCTTCGCCGATGACCTGCTGCGCATCGAGGGGGCGATCACCACCTGGGGACGCGCTCGCTTCACGCTCTCCTACGCCATCTACAATGAGACGCGCCGCTGCCTCTGCGCCGAGGCAGAGACAGTGATGGCCTTTGTGAACATGCAGGGCAAACCGGTGGCGATTCCACAAGCCTTCCGCGAAGCCTTTATTGACGGCACACGACACGAATGA
- the pepT gene encoding peptidase T codes for MAQTVLERFLRYVAYDTQSAEEATTFPSTAKQKELGKVLVEELQAMGLAARMDEHGYVFGELPATSTHRIPTIGFIAHLDTSPDVSGADVKPIIHRNYQGDDITLPGEPPVVIRATENPALAHQIGNDIVTSDGTTLLGADDKAGIAEIFTALEYLVSHPEIEHGPIKVAITPDEEVGQGTKFFDVKAFGADYAYTVDGETLGEIENETFCADTVVMTVHGVNVHPGYAKGKLVNAVKIAAEIIEKLPKDRLSPETTEGREGYVHPNSISGGVEQTTIKFLIRDFTVEGLKAHEEMLRALAEEVMARHPRARLDFTVEESYRNMKYKIDEDPKVVDYALEAVRRVGLEPKLSLIRGGTDGARLCYQGLLTPNIFTGGHNFHSRQEWISVQDMEKAVAVLVELVRVWAEKEAAA; via the coding sequence ATGGCACAAACAGTTCTGGAGCGATTCCTCCGCTATGTGGCCTATGACACGCAATCGGCGGAGGAGGCCACAACCTTTCCCAGCACTGCGAAGCAGAAAGAGCTTGGCAAGGTGCTTGTCGAGGAGCTGCAGGCCATGGGCCTTGCCGCGCGCATGGATGAGCACGGCTACGTGTTCGGCGAGCTCCCCGCCACCAGCACCCACCGCATTCCCACTATCGGCTTCATCGCGCACTTGGACACCTCACCTGATGTCTCGGGCGCAGACGTGAAGCCCATCATCCACCGCAACTACCAAGGCGACGACATCACGTTGCCAGGCGAGCCGCCGGTGGTGATCCGCGCGACGGAAAATCCGGCCCTCGCTCACCAAATTGGCAACGACATCGTCACGTCCGACGGCACAACGCTGCTGGGCGCAGACGACAAGGCAGGCATCGCCGAGATCTTCACAGCCCTGGAGTACCTGGTCAGCCATCCGGAAATCGAGCACGGGCCGATCAAAGTGGCCATTACCCCCGACGAGGAAGTCGGCCAGGGTACCAAGTTCTTCGATGTCAAGGCGTTTGGCGCTGACTATGCCTACACGGTGGACGGCGAAACTCTGGGCGAAATAGAGAACGAAACCTTTTGTGCCGACACGGTGGTAATGACCGTGCACGGGGTAAATGTGCACCCCGGATACGCCAAGGGGAAGTTAGTCAATGCCGTTAAGATTGCCGCGGAGATCATAGAGAAGCTGCCCAAGGATCGTTTGTCCCCCGAAACGACCGAAGGGCGCGAGGGGTACGTGCATCCGAACAGCATCAGCGGAGGCGTGGAACAGACCACGATCAAGTTCTTGATCCGCGACTTTACCGTGGAAGGGCTCAAGGCGCATGAAGAGATGTTGCGCGCGCTGGCCGAAGAGGTGATGGCCCGTCATCCGCGGGCCCGGCTGGATTTCACTGTCGAAGAGTCCTACCGCAACATGAAATACAAAATAGACGAGGATCCCAAAGTGGTGGACTATGCCCTGGAAGCAGTGCGGCGGGTCGGTCTTGAGCCAAAGCTGAGCCTCATCCGTGGCGGCACTGACGGGGCGCGCCTCTGCTACCAGGGTCTGCTCACGCCGAACATCTTCACTGGAGGGCATAACTTCCACTCCAGACAAGAGTGGATCTCCGTGCAAGACATGGAAAAGGCAGTGGCAGTGCTGGTGGAACTGGTGCGTGTGTGGGCGGAGAAAGAGGCGGCTGCCTGA
- the amrB gene encoding AmmeMemoRadiSam system protein B produces MRAETAVALALSLLLLVGLGLSCRHEQSPVPPAEHLRGLKDTVGFCFTAAQIERVVHAAEELEREKLLANAARLGLDNDSRWVAAVCPHDDHLLAGRVYVHVFRHLRARRVVLFGVAHKATDYGLHDQLVFDSFSAWRGPYGPVPVSPLRQELIAHLPKDSYVIHDEFQTAEHSVEGIVPFIQHYVRDAEIVSILVPPMNWERIDLLSAQLAKALASAIRRHRWTLGTDIAFICSNDGDHYGDQDWGGRNMAPFGADLCGYRIQTAIDSLLALSTLAGPLAAPKLESFCRQVWGEEDIRRYKIRWCGRFAVPFGLETVRKTVAELGLSPLQGHLLRYDTSFRLGTLPLPDIGIGTTAPYHIRHWVGYTALGYR; encoded by the coding sequence ATGCGCGCGGAGACAGCCGTTGCTCTCGCTCTTTCGCTGCTGCTGTTGGTCGGTTTGGGCCTTTCTTGCCGCCACGAGCAGAGCCCTGTACCCCCTGCCGAACACCTGCGTGGGCTCAAAGATACGGTGGGATTCTGCTTTACTGCGGCACAGATCGAGCGTGTGGTGCACGCTGCAGAGGAGTTGGAGCGCGAAAAACTGCTCGCCAATGCCGCCCGCCTCGGCTTGGACAACGACAGCCGTTGGGTAGCTGCCGTCTGTCCCCATGACGATCACCTGCTGGCTGGAAGGGTCTATGTGCACGTGTTCCGGCACCTGCGCGCCCGGCGAGTTGTCCTGTTCGGCGTGGCCCACAAGGCCACCGACTACGGCCTCCACGACCAGCTTGTCTTTGACTCATTTAGCGCCTGGCGTGGCCCCTATGGGCCGGTGCCCGTTTCACCCCTGCGGCAGGAACTCATTGCGCACCTTCCCAAAGATTCCTACGTCATCCACGACGAGTTTCAAACCGCGGAACATTCCGTGGAGGGCATTGTCCCGTTCATCCAGCACTACGTTCGTGACGCAGAAATCGTTTCCATCCTTGTCCCACCGATGAACTGGGAGCGCATCGATCTACTCTCCGCGCAGTTGGCCAAGGCACTGGCCTCTGCCATCCGCCGGCATAGGTGGACCTTAGGAACGGACATCGCCTTCATCTGCTCCAACGACGGTGACCACTACGGCGACCAGGACTGGGGTGGCAGGAATATGGCGCCTTTTGGCGCGGACCTGTGCGGGTATCGCATTCAGACGGCCATCGACAGCTTGCTGGCCCTGTCCACTTTGGCTGGCCCATTGGCTGCGCCAAAGTTGGAGTCCTTCTGTCGCCAGGTCTGGGGAGAGGAGGACATCCGGCGGTACAAGATTCGCTGGTGCGGGAGGTTCGCCGTCCCCTTCGGCCTGGAGACCGTGCGCAAGACGGTGGCGGAGCTGGGTCTTTCGCCCCTGCAGGGGCACCTGTTGCGCTACGACACAAGCTTCCGCCTGGGAACCCTCCCGCTACCCGACATCGGCATTGGGACAACCGCCCCCTACCACATTCGCCACTGGGTGGGATACACAGCCCTCGGCTACCGGTGA
- a CDS encoding DUF3524 domain-containing protein, which produces MLIVEPYGGDSHLQLVRGMQRWLPFSFRTIVMPARKWKWRMRGAALHLAEALTAEEPAETVFCSSLLSLTDLLALGPRWLRDARKVVYFHENQFVYPTRLYREWDFHFALTNLTTALAADVVVFNSKFNRDTLLEAAPKLLKKFPDFRPKGIVERIAEKSHVLPVPLDPTEFPPPEPKQGPARIIWNHRWEHDKAPEVFFAALYELQRRGVAFSLGVLGQQFKECAPVFAQARERLAEHIAHWGYAESREEYLGILRSGDIVVSTALQEFFGVAVLEAVRAGCAPLVPNRLVYPELYPADFLYEDGTLAERLAWAAEHVAELRRQDFACLARPFDWQYWMNAYCEVLQG; this is translated from the coding sequence GTGCTCATTGTGGAGCCGTACGGCGGGGACTCCCACCTGCAGTTGGTGAGGGGCATGCAGCGGTGGCTGCCGTTTTCGTTTCGCACCATCGTCATGCCGGCGCGCAAGTGGAAATGGCGCATGCGCGGAGCAGCGTTGCACCTGGCGGAGGCCCTCACCGCCGAGGAGCCAGCCGAGACAGTTTTCTGCTCCTCCCTCCTCAGCCTCACTGACCTCCTGGCCCTGGGACCGCGCTGGCTCCGCGATGCGCGCAAGGTGGTTTACTTTCATGAGAACCAGTTTGTCTACCCGACGCGCCTGTACAGGGAGTGGGACTTTCACTTCGCGCTCACCAATCTGACCACCGCCCTTGCCGCCGACGTGGTCGTCTTCAACAGCAAGTTCAATCGGGACACGCTGCTGGAGGCGGCACCCAAACTGCTGAAGAAGTTTCCCGACTTTCGTCCGAAGGGGATCGTGGAGCGCATTGCGGAGAAGAGCCACGTCCTGCCGGTCCCCTTGGATCCCACTGAGTTTCCTCCGCCGGAGCCCAAGCAGGGGCCGGCGCGCATCATCTGGAACCACCGGTGGGAACACGACAAGGCGCCAGAAGTATTCTTTGCCGCGCTCTACGAGTTGCAGCGACGAGGTGTGGCCTTCTCGCTGGGCGTCCTCGGCCAGCAGTTCAAGGAGTGCGCGCCCGTGTTCGCTCAGGCCAGGGAGCGCTTAGCAGAGCACATCGCCCACTGGGGCTACGCTGAGTCGCGTGAAGAGTACCTCGGCATTCTCAGGAGCGGCGATATTGTCGTCTCCACCGCGTTGCAGGAGTTTTTCGGCGTGGCCGTGCTGGAGGCGGTGCGGGCCGGGTGCGCGCCTCTGGTGCCAAACCGCCTTGTCTATCCCGAGCTCTATCCTGCTGACTTTCTATACGAGGATGGCACGCTTGCCGAGCGACTCGCCTGGGCGGCAGAGCACGTCGCAGAACTGCGGCGCCAGGACTTTGCCTGTCTGGCCCGCCCTTTCGATTGGCAATACTGGATGAACGCCTACTGCGAAGTCTTGCAAGGTTAG